One Paramisgurnus dabryanus chromosome 8, PD_genome_1.1, whole genome shotgun sequence DNA window includes the following coding sequences:
- the appbp2 gene encoding amyloid protein-binding protein 2 → MAAVELEWIPETLYNTAISAVVDNYGRSRRDIRSLPENIQFDVYYKLYQQGRLCQLGGEFCELEVFAKVLRASDKRHLLHHCFQALMDHGVKVASVLANSFSRRCSYIAESDAHVKEKAIQFGFVLGGFLSDAGWYGDAEKVFLSCLQLCTLHDEVLHWYRAVECCVRLLHVRNGNCKYHLGEETFKLAQSYMDKLAKHGHQANKAALYGELCALLFAKSHYDEAYRWCIEAMREITVGLPVKVVVDVLRQASKACVVKREFRKAEQLIKHAVFLAREHFGHKHPKYSDTLLDYGFYLLNVDNICQSVIIYQTALDIRQSVFGGKNIHVATAHEDLAYSSYVHQYSSGKFDNALFHAERAIDIITHILPEDHLLLASSKRVKALILEEIAIDCHNKETEERLLQEAHDLHLSSLQLAKKAFGEFNVQTAKHYGNLGRLYQSMRKFKEAEDMHIKAIQIKEQLLGQEDYEVALSVGHLASLYNYDMNQYDDAERLYLRSIAIGKKLFGEGYSGLEYDYRGLIKLYNSVGNYEKVFEYHNILSNWNRLRDRQFAVANALEDVNTSPQATDQVVQSFLLSQSHGTGRPCLG, encoded by the exons ATGGCCGCGGTGGAGCTGGAATGGATCCCTGAGACCCTGTACAACACCGCTATCTCAGCCGTGGTCGATAACTATGGCCGATCCAGACGGGACATACGCTCTCTTCCTGAAAATATACAGTTTGATGTGTACTATAAG CTTTACCAGCAGGGCCGGCTCTGCCAGCTGGGAGGGGAGTTCTGTGAGCTGGAGGTCTTCGCAAAAGTCCTTAGGGCCTCTGACAAAAG GCACCTCCTGCATCACTGCTTCCAGGCTCTGATGGACCACGGTGTGAAGGTTGCTTCAGTCCTGGCCAACTCCTTCAGTCGCAGATGTTCATACATTGCAGAGTCAGATGCGCATGTCAAAGAGAAAGCTATACAATTTGGGTTTGTCCTAG GTGGCTTCTTATCTGATGCCGGATGGTATGGAGACGCAGAAAAGGTCTTTCTGTCGTGTCTCCAACTGTGCACACTACACGATGAGGTTCTTCACTGGTACCGTGCAGTGGAGTGCTGCGTCAG GTTACTTCATGTGCGTAATGGCAATTGCAAATACCACCTCGGAGAAGAAACCTTTAAACTAGCCCAGTCTTACATGGATAAACTAGCCAAACATGGCCATCAGGCCAATAAGGCTGCCCTGTATGGAGAACTTTGCGCCCTGCTCTTCGCCAAAAGCCACTATGATGAA GCATATAGGTGGTGTATAGAAGCTATGAGGGAGATAACAGTTGGCTTACCTGTGAAAGTAGTAGTTGATGTTCTCAGACAAGCCTCAAAG GCTTGTGTCGTAAAACGAGAATTCAGGAAAGCTGAACAACTGATAAAACATGCAGTGTTTTTGGCACG GGAACATTTTGGACACAAGCACCCCAAATATTCTGATACATTACTAGATTATGGATTTTATCTCTTAAATGTGGACAACATCTGTCAATCAGTGATCATTTACCAG ACTGCATTGGATATTCGGCAATCAGTGTTTGGAGGAAAAAACATCCATGTTGCCACTGCACATGAAGACCTGGCATACTCATCTTATGTCCATCAGTACAGCTCTGGTAAATTCGACAACGCACT ATTTCATGCAGAACGTGCCATAGACATCATAACTCATATTCTCCCTGAAGACCATCTGCTATTGGCCTCATCCAAAAGAGTGAAAG CACTTATCCTTGAAGAGATTGCCATTGATTGCCATAACAAGGAAACTGAGGAACGCCTACTCCAGGAGGCTCATGATCTGCACCTCTCCTCTCTCCAATTGGCCAAAAAAGCCTTTGGGGAGTTTAACGTTCAGACGGCAAAACACTATGGAAACTTGGGCCGCCTCTACCAATCCATGCGCAAGTTCAAG GAGGCAGAGGATATGCACATCAAGGCCATTCAGATCAAGGAGCAGCTTTTGGGGCAAGAGGACTATGAGGTGGCTCTGTCAGTGGGACACTTGGCCTCACTCTACAACTACGACATGAATCAGTATGATGATGCAGAGCGCCTCTACTTGCGCTCCATCGCTATTG GCAAGAAGCTGTTCGGGGAGGGTTACAGTGGACTAGAGTATGACTACAGAGGCCTCATAAAACTGTACAACTCGGTTGGAAACTACGAGAAGGTCTTTGAGTACCACAATATTCTGTCCAACTGGAACCGGTTAAGGGACAGGCAGTTTGCAGTAGCCAACGCGCTGGAGGACGTCAACACGAGCCCCCAGGCCACAGACCAGGTGGTGCAGTCCTTCCTGTTGTCCCAGAGCCACGGAACTGGACGCCCCTGCTTAGGCTAA